A stretch of the Engraulis encrasicolus isolate BLACKSEA-1 chromosome 19, IST_EnEncr_1.0, whole genome shotgun sequence genome encodes the following:
- the kif28 gene encoding kinesin-like protein KIF28P: MAAGKDCVKVAIRVRPFNKRERDAGSRCVVSMSANTITIQDPRSSQARRTFTFDYAFWSHSGYVRNRDGLFVPEESGGRYADQATVFNDLGQGILENALQGYNATLLAYGQTGSGKSYSMVGYGPNKGLVPTLCQRLFQAVKANQDTCQCQVLFSMLEIYNEQVIDLLSKGGRSPAGLRVREEQQRGFYVEGLRRVPCDSAAQVEQLMEQGTRTRTTATTHMNANSSRSHMLIIAQLKQIFSKENITKQSNINLVDLAGSERQRCSGPEADRLKEGTAINVSLTTLGNVISSLADAALGKKVVHIPYRDSVLTKLLQSALGGNSRTVMIATLSPSDICYEESLSTLRYAERAKRIQNKAVVNESPTERLVKELKAENAKLQLRLSRLGQDARKEEESKELRRLLSHNEMQIKAIQTLWEQHLQEALRDWQTQYATITQERRMMQMHPYILNVNEDPQLSGVIKLFIQEGDWDIGLSEGSSRTITIKGLGIQERHAVFTNEERRVSLTPVSGSKVMVNGLPISQRTELQHLDRLILGSSSTYLFVGFPCERGADDWSRYDYDYFQSELAAAAGIHIPSLCEEQSPGEPSAGLDQTDPSLLAVFYDYIKLIPMVTEANQMSQELNKGVEFKLEIKNLAMSDCRGRDLEKDIAVRVTSLENKQVWMWSKVKFINRKFLMEEVYQQHQMTATSGSSTSGGGGRNQGGVGDRLPLPRDRDPFWDPLEPLHLGSAHLWLQSLAFRIPLEEQVEVLGSEGTEEAILQAQLLPCSPMGLPLGEEDILIDPTELLGKRLDFQLFLEQCCGLRWLKEAKNRGVQIGFRVYDCPQTFYTPAVWHNVNPVLEQRLHFTAMRTSQDLLNYLQSSALVLELWGLQEGCADMVSPMEGLRMTPEGSFIIDKASAPDPSVNLRSAVRALHQELEQMRSANAALRKENNALREQLNNRGSESARTRAERERDRDRERKGSVRPSCDAELARALKVFYHSMTSVRAQLQRLRRHRPSEEADLLGLRLFVDEQSRLLRDFGEQLEQSVTALKQDVAAIVRRKRERSGIWS; the protein is encoded by the exons ATGGCCGCTGGTAAGGACTGCGTCAAGGTGGCCATACGTGTCAGACCCTTCAACAAG CGGGAGAGGGACGCAGGCAGCCGGTGTGTGGTGTCGATGAGCgccaacaccatcaccatccaGGACCCGCGCAGCAGCCAGGCACGCCGCACCTTCACCTTCGACTACGCCTTCTGGTCACACAGCGGCTACGTCAGGAACAGGGACGGACTCTTCGTACCGGAGGAATCTGGGGGCCGATACGCTGATCAG GCTACAGTGTTTAATGACCTGGGCCAGGGTATCCTGGAGAACGCCCTGCAGGGCTACAATGCCACCCTGCTGGCGTACGGCCAGACGGGCTCGGGGAAGAGCTACTCCATGGTCGGGTACGGGCCCAACAAGGGCCTGGTGCCCACCCTGTGCCAGCGCCTCTTCCAGGCCGTCAAGGCCAACCAGGACACATGCCAGTGCCAG GTGTTGTTCAGCATGCTGGAGATTTACAACGAACAG GTGATCGACCTCCTATCCAAAGGCGGGCGTTCCCCAGCGGGTCTGCGCGTGCGTGAGGAACAGCAGAGGGGGTTCTATGTGGAGGGGCTGCGGCGGGTTCCGTGTGACAGCGCCGCGCAGGTGGAACAGCTGAtggaacagggaacacgcactcgcaccaccgccaccacacacatgaacgccaacAGCAGCCGATCACACATGCTCATCATCGCACAACTCAAACAG ATCTTCTCCAAGGAGAACATCACTAAGCAGTCCAATATTAACCTGGTGGACCTGGCGGGCAGTGAGAGGCAGCGGTGCTCCGGCCCAGAGGCCGACCGCCTCAAAGAGGGCACCGCCATCAACGTCAGCCTCACCACCCTGGGCAATGTCATcag cTCGTTGGCAGATGCTGCCCTGGGTAAGAAGGTGGTGCATATCCCCTACAGGGACTCCGTCCTCACCAAACTGCTGCAGTCTGCACTCGGAGGAAACAGCCGCACTGTCATG ATTGCCACCCTGAGTCCCTCCGACATCTGCTACGAGGAGTCCCTCTCCACCCTCCGCTATGCAGAGAG aGCCAAGCGTATCCAAAATAAAGCGGTGGTGAATGAGAGTCCTACTGAGCGGCTGGTGAAGGAGCTGAAAGCAGAGAACGCCAAACTGCAGCTGAGGCTCAGTAGACTGGGACAGGACGCAcgcaaagaggaggagagca aggagcTGCGTAGGCTGCTGAGCCATAATGAGATGCAGATCAAAGCCATCCAGACGCTGTGGGAGCAGCACTTACAGGAGGCCCTGAGGGACTGGCAGACGCAGTACGCAACcatcacacag GAACGGAGGATGATGCAGATGCATCCCTACATCCTCAATGTCAACGAGGACCCACAACTCTCAGGTGTCATCAAGCTCTTCATACAGGAAG GTGACTGGGATATCGGTCTGTCGGAAGGTTCTAGTAGAACCATCACCATCAAGGGACTAGG tATTCAGGAGAGGCATGCTGTGTTCActaatgaggagaggagggtttcCCTGACGCCAGTCTCGGGTTCAAAGGTCATGGTCAACGGATTGCCCATCAGCCAGCGCACTGAACTGcaacacctg gacCGCCTCATCCTGGGCTCCAGTAGTACCTACCTGTTTGTGGGTTTCCCGTGTGAGCGCGGGGCGGATGACTGGAGTCGCTATGACTACGACTACTTCCAGTCTGAGCTGGCTGCCGCCGCCGGCATTCACATCCCCTCCCTGTGTGAGGAACagagtccag gggagcCCAGTGCTGGTCTAGATCAGACTGACCCCAGCCTGCTGGCCGTCTTCTATGACTACATCAAACTCATCCCCATGGTGACCGAAGCCAACCAGATGAGCCAGGAGCTCAATaag GGGGTGGAGTTCAAGCTGGAGATCAAGAACCTGGCCATGTCGGACTGCCGCGGCCGCGACCTTGAGAAGGACATCGCTGTGCGCGTCACATCACTGGAAAACAAACAG GTGTGGATGTGGTCCAAGGTGAAGTTCATCAACCGCAAGTTCCTGATGGAGGAGGTATACCAGCAGCATCAGATGACAGCGACCAGCGGCAGCTCTACTAGCGGTGGTGGCGGCAGGAACCAGGGCGGGGTGGGCGACCGCCTGCCCTTACCCAGAGACAGAGACCCGTTCTGGGACCCGCTGGAGCCGCTGCACCTTGGCAGTGCTCATCTGTGGCTGCAGTCGCTGGCCTTCCGCATCCCCCTGGAGGAACAGGTGGAAGTGCTGGGCTCCGAGGGCACGGAGGAAGCCATCCTGCAGGCACAGCTGCTGCCCTGCAGCCCCATGGGACT ACCTCTTGGAGAGGAAGACATCCTAATCGACCCCACAGAGCTACTTGGCAAAAGGCTGGATTTTCAACTCTTCCTGGAGCAGTGCTGTGGACTACGGTGGCTTAAAGAGGCCAAAAATAGAGGAGTCCAGATCGG GTTCCGTGTGTATGACTGTCCTCAGACGTTCTACACGCCAGCCGTGTGGCACAATGTGAACCCTGTCCTGGAGCAGCGGCTGCACTTCACGGCCATGCGCACCTCTCAAGACCTGCTCAACTACCTGCAGAGCAGCGCGCTGGTGCTGGAGCTCTGGGGACTACAGG agggttgTGCTGATATGGTGTCGCCCATGGAGGGACTGAGGATGACTCCAGAGGGAAGCTTCATCATCGACAAGGCCAGCGCTCCAGACCCttctgtga ACCTGAGGTCAGCTGTGAGGGCTCTTCACCAGGAGCTGGAGCAGATGAGGAGCGCCAACGCTGCACTGAGGAAGGAGAACAACGCGCTCAGAGAACAACTCAATAACAGAg GTTCTGAGAGTGCGCGGACTCgtgcggagagggagagggatcggGATCGGGAGCGTAAGGGCAGCGTGCGGCCCAGCTGTGATGCGGAGCTGGCCCGCGCCCTCAAGGTCTTCTACCACAGCATGACCTCCGTCCGGGCACAGCTGCAGAGGCTACGCAGACACAGGCCCAGC